The Sulfurihydrogenibium sp. YO3AOP1 genome has a window encoding:
- a CDS encoding phosphate/phosphite/phosphonate ABC transporter substrate-binding protein: MLFRILILSLLIFNISFAQESLKLAVLSYGDTVKEYKRYSVLSKYLSSKLNKKVDMVIVENVDRVFELFKRKEAHLAVGCSVVYFELKRKFNVEAVAVMKINGKAVENGVLVVKKDSPIKSIEDVKGKKITLGSPICMSNCVMPLYMLAQAGITQEDVINIWSSGTDKGAILAVLAGIADVAGIKEESLKAYQDQLRVIAKSPSFPRHIIMVSKTLDKKLYEEIEKALFSIDQETLKNMEIDGFEKPNPNMFQVIKNYRKILDLFPVLK; the protein is encoded by the coding sequence ATGCTTTTCAGAATACTAATTTTAAGCTTACTAATATTTAATATCTCTTTTGCACAAGAGAGTCTTAAACTTGCAGTTTTATCCTATGGAGATACTGTTAAAGAGTATAAACGATACTCTGTTTTATCAAAATACTTATCTTCTAAATTAAACAAAAAAGTTGATATGGTAATTGTTGAAAATGTTGATAGGGTTTTTGAACTATTTAAAAGAAAAGAAGCACATTTAGCTGTTGGGTGCTCTGTTGTATACTTTGAGCTAAAAAGAAAGTTTAACGTTGAAGCTGTAGCTGTAATGAAAATAAACGGTAAAGCCGTAGAAAACGGCGTTCTTGTTGTTAAAAAAGACAGTCCAATTAAATCCATTGAAGATGTGAAAGGAAAAAAGATTACCCTTGGCAGTCCTATCTGTATGAGTAATTGCGTTATGCCTTTATACATGCTTGCACAAGCTGGAATAACTCAAGAAGATGTAATAAATATATGGAGTTCTGGAACGGATAAAGGAGCCATTTTGGCAGTTCTTGCAGGAATTGCAGATGTAGCTGGAATAAAGGAAGAAAGTTTAAAAGCATATCAAGACCAACTTAGAGTGATAGCAAAGTCTCCATCCTTCCCAAGGCATATAATCATGGTATCAAAAACCTTGGATAAAAAACTTTATGAAGAGATAGAAAAAGCTTTATTCTCAATCGACCAAGAAACGTTAAAAAATATGGAAATAGATGGCTTTGAAAAACCAAATCCAAACATGTTTCAAGTTATAAAAAATTATAGAAAAATTCTTGACCTATTCCCTGTTTTAAAATGA
- the carB gene encoding carbamoyl-phosphate synthase large subunit has protein sequence MKQKIIILGSGPNRIGQGVEFDYACVHCVWSLREEGYKAIMVNCNPETVSTDYDTSDKLFFEPIVLEDVLNIIEKEKPLGVVVQFGGQTPLKLAKPLEKLNIPILGTSPESIDIAEDRERFRDLIIKLGIKQPESAIAKSKDEAVKVAQEIGFPVLVRPSYVLGGRAMRLVYDMEELLKYIEEAVMVTEDRPILIDKFLDGSIEVDVDCVCDGEDVLVGAVMEHIEEAGIHSGDSATCIPHYTLPDEVVIKIKEQSRMLAKALNTIGLINIQYAIKDNEIYIIEANPRASRTVPFVSKAIGYPLAKIASKVMIGKKLREIIPEVFQIKDPHPATDFHSKDFKYFAVKEVVFPWNRFPEVDPLLGPEMKSTGEVMGIDEDLGLAFWKAQAAAGQLLPEKGNVFISVADKDKPHILDIAKELKNLGFNIYATTGTYKYLTENGIEANLVNKLSEERPNIVDRIKNNEIALIINTPSGKRERSDAYYIRRAAVATKTPYFTTVRGAQAAVMAIKSYKEKGLTVKSLQEIHTGV, from the coding sequence ATGAAGCAGAAAATAATTATTCTTGGAAGTGGTCCAAATAGAATTGGTCAAGGTGTAGAGTTTGACTATGCATGCGTTCACTGTGTTTGGTCTTTAAGAGAAGAAGGATATAAGGCTATAATGGTGAACTGCAACCCAGAGACTGTATCAACAGATTATGACACTTCTGACAAGTTATTCTTTGAGCCTATTGTCCTTGAAGATGTTTTAAACATTATAGAAAAAGAAAAACCGCTTGGTGTAGTTGTTCAGTTTGGGGGTCAAACACCGTTAAAACTTGCAAAACCCTTAGAAAAATTAAATATACCAATTCTTGGCACATCGCCAGAAAGTATAGACATTGCAGAGGACAGAGAAAGGTTTAGAGATTTAATCATAAAGCTTGGAATAAAACAGCCAGAAAGTGCAATAGCAAAATCAAAGGATGAAGCTGTAAAAGTAGCTCAAGAAATAGGTTTTCCAGTTCTTGTAAGACCTTCTTACGTCCTTGGTGGTAGAGCTATGAGATTAGTCTATGACATGGAAGAGCTTTTGAAATACATAGAAGAAGCTGTCATGGTTACAGAAGATAGACCAATCCTTATAGATAAATTCCTTGATGGAAGTATAGAAGTTGATGTTGATTGTGTTTGTGATGGAGAGGATGTTTTAGTTGGTGCAGTGATGGAGCATATAGAAGAAGCCGGTATCCACTCAGGAGATAGTGCTACTTGCATTCCACATTACACACTTCCGGATGAGGTAGTAATTAAGATAAAAGAGCAATCAAGAATGCTTGCGAAAGCTTTAAATACGATAGGACTTATAAACATACAGTATGCGATAAAAGACAACGAAATCTACATTATTGAAGCAAACCCAAGAGCATCAAGAACAGTTCCGTTTGTAAGTAAGGCTATCGGATATCCACTTGCTAAGATTGCATCAAAAGTTATGATTGGCAAAAAATTAAGAGAAATCATTCCGGAAGTTTTCCAGATAAAAGACCCACATCCAGCAACAGACTTCCACTCAAAAGACTTTAAATACTTCGCAGTTAAAGAAGTGGTTTTCCCTTGGAATAGATTTCCGGAAGTAGACCCATTACTTGGTCCAGAGATGAAAAGCACAGGAGAAGTGATGGGTATTGATGAAGACCTTGGTCTTGCATTTTGGAAAGCACAAGCTGCAGCAGGTCAGTTGCTGCCAGAAAAAGGAAATGTGTTTATATCAGTAGCAGACAAAGACAAACCTCACATTTTAGATATTGCAAAAGAGCTTAAAAATCTTGGATTTAATATTTATGCAACAACGGGAACTTATAAATACTTAACAGAAAATGGCATAGAAGCTAATCTTGTAAACAAGCTATCGGAAGAAAGACCAAACATCGTTGATAGAATTAAAAATAATGAAATAGCTTTAATCATAAACACACCTTCCGGTAAAAGAGAAAGGTCTGATGCATA
- the groES gene encoding co-chaperone GroES, which translates to MAKLKPLYDRVVIKRVEEEVAKTPAGIIIPDTAKEKPQIGEVVAVGEGRVLENGNVVPLKVKVGDKVYFSKYAGNEVKVDGEELIILREDDILAIIEQ; encoded by the coding sequence ATGGCAAAGTTAAAACCTCTGTATGACAGAGTTGTTATCAAAAGAGTTGAAGAGGAAGTAGCAAAAACTCCAGCAGGAATTATTATTCCAGATACAGCAAAAGAAAAACCTCAAATTGGTGAAGTTGTAGCGGTAGGAGAAGGTAGAGTCTTAGAAAATGGAAATGTAGTTCCTCTCAAAGTAAAAGTAGGGGATAAAGTATACTTTAGCAAGTATGCAGGAAATGAAGTTAAAGTTGATGGTGAAGAGTTAATCATTTTAAGAGAAGATGATATCTTAGCAATTATTGAACAATAA
- the groL gene encoding chaperonin GroEL (60 kDa chaperone family; promotes refolding of misfolded polypeptides especially under stressful conditions; forms two stacked rings of heptamers to form a barrel-shaped 14mer; ends can be capped by GroES; misfolded proteins enter the barrel where they are refolded when GroES binds) codes for MAAKKLVYGDEARAKLKAGVDKLANAVKVTLGPRGREVILEKKWGSPVVTKDGVSVAKEIELTDPYENMAAQLVKEVASKTADVAGDGTTTATVLTQAIYEEGLKAIASGANPIYVKRGIDEAVKIIVEELKKISKPVTGRKEIEQVATISANNDPEIGKIIADAMEKVGKDGVITVEESKSAETVLEVTEGMQFDRGYLSPYFVTNAEKMEAVLENPYILIYEKKVGNIRELLPVLEKVVQTNKPLLIIAEDVEGEALATLVVNHIKGVLRVCAVKAPGFGERRKAMLQDIAILTGGTAITEDLGIKLESVDLDMLGKADKVVVDKDNTTIIGGKGNPEDIKARIEQIKKQIETTTSEYDKEKLQERLAKLAGGVAIIKVGAATEAELKEKKDRVDDAVHATKAAVEEGIVPGGGIAIFRASRALCNIKEENTDKAWGIKIVKNACKVPLKQIAYNAGFEGSVIIEKIKDVDNVNYGFDAATGEYVDMVEAGIIDPTKVVRTALQNAASIAGTMLTAECLVAEIKEKEEKLPGAGGGMGDMDF; via the coding sequence ATGGCGGCAAAAAAATTAGTTTATGGTGACGAAGCAAGAGCTAAATTAAAAGCAGGTGTCGATAAACTTGCAAACGCAGTTAAAGTAACACTTGGACCAAGAGGTAGAGAAGTAATTTTAGAAAAAAAATGGGGTTCTCCAGTAGTTACTAAAGACGGTGTATCTGTTGCAAAAGAAATAGAGCTTACAGACCCATACGAAAACATGGCAGCTCAGCTTGTAAAAGAAGTTGCATCTAAGACAGCAGACGTTGCTGGTGATGGAACAACAACAGCCACAGTATTAACTCAGGCAATCTATGAAGAAGGATTAAAAGCAATTGCTTCTGGTGCTAATCCAATTTATGTAAAAAGAGGAATTGATGAAGCAGTTAAAATAATTGTTGAAGAACTCAAAAAAATATCTAAACCAGTTACTGGAAGAAAAGAGATTGAACAAGTTGCTACAATCTCTGCAAACAACGACCCAGAAATTGGTAAAATCATTGCGGATGCAATGGAGAAAGTAGGAAAAGATGGCGTAATCACTGTTGAAGAATCTAAATCTGCAGAAACTGTATTAGAAGTAACAGAAGGTATGCAATTTGATAGAGGATACTTATCTCCATACTTTGTAACAAATGCAGAAAAAATGGAAGCTGTTTTAGAAAATCCATACATCTTAATCTATGAAAAGAAAGTAGGCAACATAAGGGAACTTTTACCAGTATTAGAAAAAGTTGTTCAAACAAACAAACCACTTTTAATAATTGCTGAAGATGTTGAAGGAGAAGCTCTTGCTACATTAGTAGTAAACCATATCAAAGGAGTATTAAGAGTATGTGCAGTTAAAGCTCCAGGATTTGGCGAAAGAAGAAAAGCAATGCTTCAAGACATTGCTATCTTAACAGGCGGTACTGCAATCACAGAAGACCTTGGAATTAAGCTTGAATCTGTTGATTTAGATATGCTTGGTAAAGCTGATAAAGTTGTTGTAGATAAAGATAACACTACAATTATCGGCGGAAAAGGAAATCCAGAAGATATCAAAGCAAGAATAGAGCAAATCAAAAAACAAATTGAAACAACAACTTCTGAATATGACAAAGAAAAATTACAAGAAAGACTTGCTAAACTTGCCGGCGGTGTAGCTATCATTAAAGTTGGTGCTGCAACAGAAGCAGAACTAAAAGAGAAAAAAGACAGAGTTGATGACGCAGTACATGCTACAAAAGCTGCAGTAGAAGAAGGTATTGTTCCAGGTGGTGGTATTGCAATATTTAGAGCATCAAGAGCACTTTGCAACATAAAAGAAGAAAACACAGACAAAGCTTGGGGTATCAAGATTGTTAAAAATGCTTGCAAAGTTCCATTAAAACAAATTGCTTATAACGCAGGATTTGAAGGTTCTGTGATAATTGAAAAAATCAAAGATGTTGACAATGTAAACTACGGATTTGATGCAGCTACTGGTGAGTATGTAGACATGGTAGAAGCTGGTATCATTGACCCAACTAAGGTTGTAAGAACAGCTCTCCAAAATGCTGCATCTATTGCAGGAACAATGCTTACAGCTGAATGCTTAGTAGCAGAAATTAAGGAAAAAGAAGAAAAACTCCCAGGCGCAGGCGGTGGAATGGGAGACATGGACTTCTAA
- a CDS encoding glycerophosphodiester phosphodiesterase has protein sequence MIVGHRGYPNKELENTLPSIEAAIEHGADIVEVDIQSTLDGVLVISHDESLERTFGVSVNIRESVWKDIKKIKKGKYIVPTLSDVLKTVSGRVGLFVEIKHPEDTEKVVKTIYEAKAEKWTAVISFHEEVLKDLNLYKGLVYSKPPGKILEAKEIGCQLVLPKYYLATEKANAFAHRMGLYVVAWTVNNVDTAIKLWKSGVNGIATDDVELIKSSLILE, from the coding sequence GTGATAGTAGGTCATAGAGGATATCCTAACAAAGAGCTTGAAAATACCTTACCTTCTATTGAAGCTGCAATTGAACATGGGGCAGATATTGTAGAAGTTGATATTCAATCTACGTTGGATGGTGTTTTGGTAATAAGTCATGATGAATCTCTTGAAAGGACTTTCGGCGTTTCTGTAAATATTAGAGAGTCTGTTTGGAAAGATATTAAGAAGATAAAAAAAGGAAAATATATAGTTCCAACTTTGTCAGACGTTTTAAAAACAGTCTCTGGTCGTGTTGGGCTTTTTGTGGAAATAAAACATCCAGAAGATACAGAAAAAGTAGTTAAAACTATTTATGAAGCTAAAGCTGAAAAGTGGACGGCAGTTATTAGTTTTCATGAAGAAGTTTTAAAAGATTTAAATTTGTATAAAGGGCTTGTGTACTCAAAACCACCGGGCAAAATTTTGGAAGCAAAAGAGATTGGCTGTCAGTTGGTTCTTCCTAAGTATTATCTTGCAACTGAAAAAGCTAATGCTTTTGCCCATCGTATGGGACTATATGTTGTAGCTTGGACTGTTAACAATGTAGACACTGCTATAAAACTGTGGAAATCTGGCGTAAATGGTATAGCAACAGATGATGTAGAACTTATAAAAAGTTCTTTGATTTTGGAGTAG
- a CDS encoding YqiA/YcfP family alpha/beta fold hydrolase → MKILYIHGFNSAGYGDKINHLKETFGPENIIAPTLPYQPDKAMKLLEFLTDSIKDKDKLYIFGTSLGGFYALYLADKFKIKAVLINPSIDPYKSLQKQVGPQKNFKTDEEYYFSQENLESLKNFYVKDLLSLKNLVYVYLDEEDELLDSKETAKYFDGFHVVMYPGGNHRFTHMKELIEDFKKMEAL, encoded by the coding sequence ATGAAAATTTTGTACATTCATGGATTTAACTCTGCCGGTTATGGCGATAAAATAAATCATCTGAAAGAAACCTTTGGTCCGGAGAACATCATAGCCCCTACATTACCTTATCAACCCGACAAAGCAATGAAATTATTAGAATTTTTGACAGATTCTATAAAAGATAAAGATAAACTTTATATCTTTGGAACATCTCTTGGCGGATTTTATGCTTTATACTTAGCAGATAAATTTAAAATAAAAGCCGTTTTGATAAACCCATCAATAGACCCGTACAAATCTTTACAAAAGCAAGTCGGACCTCAAAAAAACTTTAAAACTGATGAAGAGTATTATTTTTCTCAAGAAAATTTAGAAAGTCTCAAAAACTTTTATGTAAAAGATTTATTAAGTTTAAAAAATCTTGTTTACGTATATCTTGATGAAGAGGATGAACTTTTAGACAGCAAAGAAACAGCAAAATATTTTGATGGTTTTCATGTTGTGATGTATCCAGGCGGAAATCATAGATTTACTCATATGAAAGAACTTATTGAAGATTTTAAAAAGATGGAGGCTTTATGA